The Maritimibacter sp. DP1N21-5 DNA window CACCCTGGATCGAGCCTCAGGCTGGTCAGCGAACTGCGCGCCCGTCAAGCGAGCCGTGACGCCGTGATCCTCTACCAGATGTTCGAGGGCGCAAGCGCGACCGCCGATCTTGCGCTTGATTTCGGGGCGAACGCCATCGTGCCAGGTCCTTTCGACGCGGCCGAACTGGCTCTGCGGCTCGACCGCCTCGTGACCCGGAAACGCGAAGCTGACAGGATGCGCGACGCGCTCGAAGACCGGCTCGATCAGGCGCTGCGCGACCCGCTCACCGGGCTTTACAATCGCCGCTATGCCGACGGCTATCTCGACCGCCTTTGCCGGACGCAGGGGGCGGGCCGACCGGACAGCTTTGCGCTGATGCTGCTCGACCTCGACCACTTCAAGGGCGTGAACGACCGTTTCGGGCATCTGGCCGGGGATGCTGTCCTGCGCAGCGTTGCGTCGCGCCTGCGGGCCGAATTGCGGGACTGCGATATGGTCGCCCGCGTTGGCGGCGAGGAATTCCTCGTCGTGCTGCCGGACACCGACAGCGAAACGGCGCGGGCTGTCGCCGAGCGCCTGCGGGCCGCGGTCGTGTCGCGGGACGTGGCCCTCGGGGCAGAGGGGCGCAGCGTTGCGATCTCGATCTCGGTTGGGGTAGCGGTGGCGCGCGTGGCCACGCTCGATGGCCGCAGCGCCTACGAGCGGGCGGATCAGGCGCTCTATGCGTCGAAGGCCGCCGGTCGTAACCTCGTCACCTTCGCCGCAACCCGCAACGCGGCCTGAGCAGCGGCGTCTGGACCCGGCCCTAATCCCGGCCCGGCTCCCCCTTCAGCACGCGCCCGAACCCTTTTTCGAGCTTCTCCGCCACGGCCTGCCTCTCTTCCGGCGACATTGCGGCGATCTGCTCTGACACCACATCGCGCCCGATCTGGCTGCGGGTCTCGAACATCTGCGACTGCGCCTCCAGCGCCGCGCGAAACGCGTCTTCGTCGAAACGCTCGGCCCTGAGGAGCGTCAGCATCTCGCCCAGTTGCGCCGCGAACATGCCGCGGTTGTCGGCAAAGGTGCCCGCACGGCTGCGCATGTCCTCGGTGGCCCGCTCGCGGTAGTTGTCCGGCAAGGCGCGGCCGAAGGGCCCGAGGGCCGGGTCGACCCGCTCGCGTGGCGTGCGCGGACCAGGATCGCGTCCGGGCGGGCCGTCGCCCAGCCGGGCACCGACCACCAGTCCGACCACCATCAGATTGAGCGTGAGCGATGCGGCCAGCAGCAGCTTCACCCAGCCGGGCGTGCCGGATCTGGTCGTCGAAGGTTCGGGCCTTTGCGGGGTCTGCTCGGTCATTGCGCCGCCTCCAGATCAAGCGCCAGAAGCGCACCATAGCCGGGGGCGAGATCCTCGATCTGGTAGACCTCGTTCGCCGGTGCGAGAAGCCCGCCGGTCACTGTGGACAGAGCCTCGGGCGCGGCTGCCCCGATCCAGACCCCGGCGACGGCGGCGGTGGCCATCCCGGCAAAGGCGGGCCATCCGCCCACCGCCGCCGCCAGAGCCATCAGGAAAGGCCGCCGAGACGGTGCGCGCGCGGGGGCAGCACCTTGCCGCGCCTGTGCGATCCGTTCTGCATCCGCCATGATCCGGCCCAGCAACTCGGCCGAGGGCGTCGGTATTTCGGTCCGCCCCGCCGCGAAGTAGCTTTCGAGCAGATGATCGTCGTCGTTCAGCTCACGTTTCGTCATATCCCAACTCCTCGCGCCGTCCGGACAGGATCCGGGCCAGCGCTCTCTTGCCGCGTGCAGTCAGGCTTTCGACCGCTTCGACACTAATCTCCATCGTCTCGGCGATCTCCGGGTTCCCCAACCCGTCTAGATGCCTGAGTATCACCGCTTCCCTCTGCCGCTCCGGCAGTTCGTCGAGCGCGGCCTGAAGTGCTGTCGCCCGGTCCGCGTCCATCATCCGTGCCGCGACTCCGGGCGAATCGTCTTCGGGTTCCGGCATGGAGTCCATGTCGACGCCGCGCCGTTTGCGCAGCCGGTCGGTGCACAGATTGGTCGTGACCCGAAAGAGCCAGGTCGTCACCTTGGCCTCACCCTGGCGCCAGTCGGGTGCGACCTTCCACAGGCGAAGCATCGCTTCCTGCGTCACGTCCTCGGCCTCGGCGCGGTCGCCCTTGAGCATCCGCGTGGCGAAGCCCAGAACACGCGGCGCAAGACGGGCGGTGAGCAGCATCGCCGCCTCCCGGTCGCCATTCCCATAGGCGACCAGCAGAGCCTCGTCCGAGACTTCATCGCTTGCGTCCAAAGCCATATCCATCGCGTCCGGTTGGTATCCTGTCGCCGGTTCCCGCGCAATCGACGCGGGAACCGGCACATTCAGACCGGGGCAGGGCGCGCAAGGCCCTTGCCCCGGAGAGGTGTGTTCCGGCGTTCAGTTCGCCTCGGTGTCGGGCGCCGCGTCAGCCGCTGGCGGCATCGGCCTGTTGCCCATTCGGCCCTGACCTGCACCGGGACCCCGGCGCTCACCGCCGCGCTCCATCCGCTCGCCGTGACCATTGCCGCGCCGGGCCTTCATGGCGTCGAATTCCGCCTTGCTGATCGCCCCGTCGTCGTCGGTGTCGAAGCGGTCGATCATCCGCGCCGCGCGGTCGCCGGTCTGCATTTCCTCGCCCTCGAGCGTGGCATTCCCGTCCGCATCACCTCGCGCGATCATATGTTGGGCCATCTTCTCGGCCCGCGCGGTCACCTGCGCGTCCGACGGACGACCGGGCACTTCGCCGGGCGCCGCCCGGGTGACGCGCGCCTCATAGGCTTCGTCGAAGCGCGCGACATTGGCTGCGGTCAGCTCTGACAAGGTCACACTGCCGTCTCCGTCGGCATCGGCACCGTCGAAAAACGCCTGCGCCCGCGCGGTGAAGTCCTCGGCCGTGATCGACCCGTCGCCGTTTTCGTCGAGATCGGCAAAACTCATCTGCATCCCGCCACGCATGCCGTGATCGCGTCCCATGTGACCGCCACCGTGCCGGTCCATGTCCCGGGCCTCCGCCATCGTGACCGAGGCGATGGAAACGGTAAGGCCGGTGACGACACCGACGGTTGCTATTTTCCAGACGTTCTTCATGTTCATTTCTCCATTTGGCCGAGGTGTCCTGCCTTGCCTTCCGGCGCTCCAAGCCAATGTGCCCGACGCCACCTGACATGTTTCTCAAACGAGGCGTCTGCGGGTTTCCGTCGCCGGCGCACCGAATTTTTCCAGCGAGATACCGCCCGCGACAATGCGCGCCATGGCCATCCCCGGCCCAAGTCCGCTAAGAAGCGCGAAGCGAACACGATCCCGAAAGAGAAACGACCATGGATGCCGCAATGACGCCGGAGATGTCCGAGGTGACCGCGGAGCGCCCGCTCAAGCAGGCGATCTGGCGCGGCTGGCGCAAGAAGTGCCCGGCCTGTGGCACCGGACCGATGATGAAAAGCTACCTCAAGGTGCGCGATACCTGCACCGTCTGTGGCGAAGAACTCCATCACCAGCGCGCCGACGACGGGCCTGCCTATCTGACCATCCTCGTGGTCGGGCACCTTCTGGTGCCGTTCTTTCACTTCGGTTACGTAAGGTTCCGGCCCGATCCGATGCTGTTCTCGGCTATTCTGGCGGTGCTTGCGGTTGCGATGTCCCTCTACCTTCTGCCAAGGTTCAAGGGCCTGCTCGTGGGCGTGCAATGGGCGAAACGTCTGCACGGCTTCGGCACGGGGCAGAACGACGACTAGACCGGGGCGCGGGGCCCTTTTGGGGGAACGCATGACCGAGGACAAATCCAGGATCATCCGGGATGCAGCGACCGTGGTGCTGATCCGCGACGCGGAGACCGAGCCGCGCGTGCTCATGGGTCAACGCGGCGCCAAGGCCGCCTTCATGCCCAACAAGTTCGTCTTTCCGGGCGGTGCGCTCGATGGCGCGGACTGGCACGTGCCGCTGGCCGAGGCCGGGGCCGAACCCTGCCGCACGCGGCTCGGGGAAGAGGCATCGCCGGGCATCGGTCCCGCCCTTCTTGCCGCGGCGATCCGCGAGCTTTGGGAAGAAACCGGCCAGATCCTGGGCGAGCCAGGCGACTGGCGCGACGCGCCCGAAGACTGGGCCGATTTCGCCGCCACCGGCCATGTGCCGTCACCCGACGGCCTCGCCTTTGTTTTCCGCGCGATCACGCCCCCGGGCCGGACCCGTCGTTTCGATGCAAGGTTCTTTCTGGCGGATGCGAAGCGGCTTAAAACCGATCCGGACGATTTCTCCCGCGCCTGCGACGAGTTGTCGGCTCTGCAGTGGATCCCGCTCGCACAGGTGCGCGATTTCGACCTGCCCTTCGTGACCCAGGTCGTTCTGGCCGAGGTCGCCGCGCGTCTTCCCGACGTCGATGCGCCCGAGAGCGTGCCCTTTTTCAAGAACGACGAGGAACAGAGCCGCTTTCTACGTCTGGGCGGCGTCCATCCGATGGATGCCGTCATGGGGGATTAAGGTTAACGCGCCCTCCTTCACTGCTTCATAAATACCTCGGGGAGCGCGAGGGGCGGAGCCCCTCGCTTTCCCCTCAGGACTCCAAGCCAGCCTCCGCCATGAGCCGCGCCGCCTCAGCCGCGACCAGCGCCTCACGGCCTGCACCCTCCACCGGGACTTTCCCCGGTTCGAGAAACAGCGGCGCAGCGAAAGGGGTTACCCGGTCCGCAATCACGTGATCCACCTGCCCCTCGGTCCGCGCGAGCATCTCCTCGATCCTTCCGAAGGAAATCAGCCCCCGCATCGCCTCTTCCCGCGTGATCCGAAGGAGCAGATGCTCGGGATCATAGCGGTGGAGCGTGTCGTATAGAATGTCCGACGAGAACGTGGCCTGCCGTCCGTTTGACCGGTGGCCCGGAAAATTCCGGGGCGTGAGATGCGAGATGTTGGCCACCTCCTTGAAGGTCCGCTTCATGAGCGCATTCTTCGTGAGCCAGGTTTCGAGCCCCTCAACCAACCCCTCGCGGTCAAAGAGGAAGGACGGCTCGGCCACCGGGTGCAGCCCCCAGATCAGGACGGCGTAATCCGTCGCCACGAAGCCCAGCGGCGCGAGATTCGCCTCCTCCATCCGGTGGGTGAGAAGTAGCCCGAGCGTCTGCATCGCCCCGCGACCGGCAAAGCCATAGATTGCCGTCTGCGCCCGCCCGTCGTGGGGAAAGCTCTCCACGAGGATGCGCCCGGGCTGGGGCAGGTGGCTCACCTTGCGCTGAAGCCGGATCCATTCGGCGGTATGTCGCGGCAGGTCCGACAGGTCGTCGCGGTGAATGAGCCGCAGAATCCGGTCCGACAACTGCGTCGAGGTCGAGAACTTGGTGCCGGCGAACACAGCCACCTTCGGCTCGCGCCCCCGCTCGCGGCTCACCTCCACATGCATTTCCTTGAGGCTCTCGAAACGAACGATCTGGCCACCCATGAGGAAGGTGTCGCCGGGGGTGAGCGAGGCGGCGAAGCCTTCTTCCACCTCGCCCAACGGACGCCCCGCACCGCGCATCCGCACCTTGAGCGTATCGGTGTCTTGAATGGTGCCGATGTTCATGCGCACAAGCTGCGTGGCGCGCGGGTCGCGAAGCTGCCAAAGCCCGTCGGGGCGGCGCATGAGCCGCTGCCAGCGGTCATAGGCCCGGAGCGCGTATCCCCCGGTCGCGACGAAATCCAAAGCTTCGTCGAACTGCGCCCGCGTGAGGCCCGCATAGGGTCCAGCCCGGCGCACCTCGGCAAAGAGCGCGGCCTCGTCGAAGGGGCCGGAACAGGCGACGATGAGGATATGCTGGCAGAGCACGTCGCGCGGGCCCGGTCCACGCGGATCGCCGTCTAGGTCGCGCGCATGGACCGCCTCGATTGCCGCTTGGCACTCGATCACCTCCCAGCGGTTCGCAGGCACGACGATGGCCTTCGACGGCGCGTTGTAACGGTGGTTCGCCCGGCCAATCCGCTGCACGAGGCGCTTCACGTTCTTCGGTGCCCCGATCTGCATGACGAGGTCGACATCGCCCCAGTCCAGACCCAGATCGAGCGTGCCGGTGCAGACGATGGCGCGCAGGGTCCCGGCCACCATCGCCGCTTCGACCTTCTGGCGCTGTTCACGGGCCAGCGAGCCATGATGGATGCCGATCGGCAGGTCGTCCGTATTGGCAAGCCACAGATTGTGAAAGAAAATCTCCGCCTGCGCGCGCGTGTTGTGGAAAATGAGCGTCGTCTTGTGACGCTTCACTTCCTCCAGTACCTCGGGGATCGCATAGATCGCCCCTCCGCCGGACCACGGGGGCGGGGCCGATGTGGTAAGCATGCTTACGTCAGGGTCCGGACCGGGGTCGGCGTTGAGCACGGGGCAACCGCCCGGGATCAGGAAGCGGGCAAGGGCCGGGGGGTCTTCGACCGTGGCCGACAGCCCCACCCGGCGCAGGCCCAGGCGCAGGGTTTCGAGCCGGGCCAGAGCCAGCATCAACTGATCGCCACGCTTCGACTCCGCCAGCGCGTGAAGTTCGTCGACGATGACACGTTCGAGCCCGGCGAACATGCGCGGCGCGTCTTCATACGACAGGAGCAGCGCGAGGCTCTCGGGCGTCGTGAGCAGGATTTCCGGCGGATCCACCCGCTGCGCCCTTTTCCGGGTCTGCGTCGTGTCACCCGAGCGATCCTCGACCCGGATCGGCAGACCCATCTCGGTGATCGGCCCGGTCAGGTTGCGCCGCATGTCTGCGGCAAGCGCCTTGAGCGGCGAGACATAGAGAGTATGCAGCCCACGGCGCGGTGCCTCGATCAGGTCGACCAGCGTCGGCAGGAACCCGGCCAGGGTCTTGCCTCCACCCGTGGGCGCGACCAGCAATGTCGCCGGGTCCTCGGCCTTTGCCAGCATCTCGTGCTGGTGCGGGTGCGGGGACCAACCCTTGGCGGCGAACCAATCGGTGAGAATGTTGGGCAGGGACATGAGGGGGAAGATAGGTCCCGACGGGCGCGAAAAGAAGATCGAAAAACGTCCACAGGCGCGACGGAATTCCCCAGTCCGAACGTTCAGTTTCCAAGGAACATAAGTCGCGAACGTTGCACGAAAGATTGTCCAGTCATGGCGAACCCGTTTTCTTCCAAATCTCTGCGCCCCTGGGCCACGCCGCTAACCATCGCGACGACGCTCGTCACGCTGGTCTCGGGTGTCCTCCTGTTTTTTCACCTGGCGCCCGGCCTGTCACGACCGGCCCACGAATGGATCGGCATGGTCATGGTGGCGGCGGTGGCCGCGCATATGCTGCTCAACTGGCGGGCCTTCACGACTTATTTCAAGCGGCCCTTGGGTCTCGGTCTCATCGCTGCGGGTGTGGCGGTGACGGTGGCCAGCATGGTGATACCCCCGGCGCAACCGGCTGGTGGCAGCCCGGTTGGCATGATCCTGCAGGCGATGAACGGTGCCGAGGTGAGGGTGCTGGCCGATCTCGCCCATCGCGACGTGACCGAGGTCATCGCGCAGCTGGCAGTAGACGGTATGGCGGCGACGCCCGAGACGACGCTCGCCCAGCTTTCGGGCGGTGACCGTGGCCGGCAGATGGCGCTGCTTCAGGATATCCTGAAGCCATAGCGCCTCACGGATCCCGTTCCCCGCCTGTTGCGTTCGATGCGGGGGACGGGTCGGCGGTGCGGGGTTGCGTTCCCCCCGCACCGCCAATCGCGTCAGTGAACGATGGTTTCGTCCTTCACGAACATGTTGGCCCAGGCGCGGTCAATCAGTTCCGGCGTCATTCTGTACGGAATGCCCTCGAAGTCGCAGATCGCGATCATCTGGTCGATGAGGAACACCGGCTGGTAGTTGGCATAGACGTTGTCGATGGTCGGATACTTCCGTTTGAGCAGATGGACGAGCGCGGCTTCATCCAGCTTCATCCCCTTCTTCTTCGCCACCAGCGCGAAGATCTTCAGGAAGTTCTCCTGCGACGGGCCGTCGATCTTGATCTTGAAGAAGATCCGGCGCAGCGCGGCCTTGTCGAAGATGTCGTTGGGGTGGAAGTTTGTCGAGAAGATCACGAGTGTGTCGAAAGGCACCTCGAACTTCTCGCCCGATTGCAGCGCGAGAATGTCTTTCGATTCCTCCAGCGGCACGATCCAGCGGTTGATGAGCGCCTGCGGTGGTTCCGCCTGCCGGCCAAGGTCGTCGACGATGAAGACGCCGCCCGTCGATTTGAGCTGAAGCGGCGCGGTATAGGTGCGCGCCGTCTTGTTGTAGACGAGGTCGAGCATGTCGAGCGACAGTTCGCCCCCGGTGATCACCGTGGGCCGGTCGCAGCGGACATAACGCCGGTCAAAGGCGTTCGAGGTCCGGCGCAACGACAGCGGATCGTCCACCTGATCCTCGGCGGCGGAATGCACGATGGGGTCATAGACGGTGATGACCTGCCCGGAATACTCGATGGCGCGGGGGACATAGATCTTTTCCCCCAGGGCGTCGCGAATCCCGTTCGAGATCGAGGATTTCCCGTTGCCGGGTGGTCCATACATGAGGATAGACCGACCGGAGCCGACGGCCGGCCCGAGATGGTCGAGTAGTTCCGGCGGCAGGATCAGGTGACCCATCGCTTCGGTGAGCTGCTTGCGCGTGATCTGTATGTTGCGGATCGACTGGCGCTTCACCTGTTTGGCGTAGATATGCATCGGCACCGGCATCGCGCCGTAATATTCCGATTGCGCCAGCGCATCGAGCGCCCGTGCCTTGCCCTGGTCGGACAGGCGATAGGCCATTTCATTGCCCGAAGTCGCATGAAGCGTGCCCATGGCTTCCAGAAGCCCGGCGTCGCGCGCGTTGTCGATGAGCTCCTGCGTCACCCGGCTGGGCAGGCATAGCGCACGTTCGAGCTGTCCGACGGTGTCGGCGTTCGAGCGAAACATCGTCTTGAGCAGGATGTCCCGCATCATGACCTTGGACAGCCCCGTGTCCTCCATGTTCCGGCAGGGCGGCGGCGGTTCCACACCCACATCGACCGGGGGGCTTTTCATCATGCTCATGGTGCTGGTCTCTGCCCTATTTTTTTCGTTTCGTTACCGGTTTCGCTTCACGTCGCCACCTCAAACCGCGATTAGCTTTGCGTGACGACGATGCACGATGCATCTTTCGAAACAGTTAAAAACAACCTTGGCAAAAAGAGGGGCGAAATGGGCAGAATGGGTGGCAAGGACGGGTTTCGTCTGGCTTTGTGGCTTGTCGGGCTGATCGTGGTGCTGGGCGGGGCGGCGATCCTGAAGGGCGGCTTCTATATCGGCAAGCACGAGGGCGATACGCTCCACATGGTGCAGATGGTGCTGCGCATGGCGGGCGGTGACTGGCCGCATCTGGATTTCGTGACGCCCATCGGGGTCCTGGCCATGGCACCCATCGCCTGGCTCGTGTCTCTGGGCATGGGCGTGGGTCACGCGATCCTCTGGTCGCAGGTCGTGGTGGCCGTGCTCCTGCTTCCCGCGACTTGGTATGTGGCGCGCACGCGGTTCGATGGTCTCCTGGCTTTTGCCTTTGCCGGGATCGTCATGGTCCTCACGCTCGCGCTCGTCCACGGCGAGGCGGAGCGCGCCGTGTCGATCTCGATGCACTACAACCGCTGGGCCTGGGCCGTGACGTTCGTGGTGCTGGCGGCCGCCATGCTTGGGTCACGGGCCGAGAACAAGACGCTCGACGGGGTCATCATCGGCGTCGGAATGGCCGCGCTGGTGCTCTTGAAATTCACCTATGCGCTCGCCTTTTTCCCCGCGGTCCTCGTGGCGCTCATCCAGCGCGGGCAGGGCAGGGCGATCTGGGTCGGTTTACTCTCCGCCGTCATCGTCTTCGCTCTGGTCACGCTCGCCGCCGGAACGCCGCTCTTCTGGGTCGCCTACCTGCGCGATCTCGCCACGGTCGCTTCGTCGCCGGTGCGGCCGCAACCGGGGCTGCCCTTTGGCGCGGTGGTCGGTGCGCCGGCCTATATGGCCGGGTCGCTCGCTCTTGTGCTGTCGGTGATCTGGCTGCGCCAATCGGGGCGAAAGGTCGAGGGGCTCGTGATGCTGCTTCTCGTTCCCGCTTTCTTCTATGTCACCTACCAGAACTTCGGCAACGATCCCCAATGGCTGCCGCTCGTGGCGCTCATATTGCTGGTTCTCGTCCCCGCCCAGGGTTTCAGGAACGCGTTCGGCTGGGACATGCGCCGGGTCGTGACCTATACGGCGGTGATCATGCTGGCCTTGGGCGCGCCGTCGGTGATCAATCTGGCCTATTCACCCTTCCGGCACCTTATCGAGGATAGTGATAAGTACACGTCCCTTCTGCCCGGGTCGGGGGCGAACGACGACATCGTGACGCCCACGATCCGCGCCCATCGGGTGGATGCGAAGATCGCCCTCGACGGTCCCGAAAGCCCTTATTCCGCGTTCTGGGAAGCGGATTTCCGAGAGGGCGAGGATACCGAATGGCGGGGGGAAACGCTTGCGAATTGCACTGTCGAGCTTGGCACCGTCGCTTGGTTCAAGACCATCGCAGACGACCTGAATGCGCGTGGTTTGGCGGACGGCAAGACCGCCTTCGTCGCTGATATTCTGAACGGCTTCTGGCTCTATGGCGCCTTCGAGCCGCTCGAGGGGAACGCACCGTGGTATTACGGTGGGCTTTCCGGCTTCGCCAATGCCGATTACCTCCTGGTGCCGCTGTGCCCGCTGTCGACGTCGGTGCGCAAACAGATCCTCGGGGAAATCGAGGGCGTGCCCGCTCACGACGATGAGGACGGCAACGCGGTTCCGGCGGTCGAGGGGATCGATGCCGATCTCACCGAGGTCGAACGCAATGCGCTCTATATCCTCTATGAGATCGGCGAAATAAGGCAGTAGGGCGGGGTCGCCCGGGAAATCTCCGCGGGTTCGTCCGCCCTACTATTGCCCGGTGAGCCCTGCCCAGACGAGGTACAGCACCATCATGGTGCCAAGGCAGAGGCCCATCGGGAAATCGTCGCGTTCCCAGCTCTCCCAATGCGGTGTGGCCCGGCGGATCGGTCCGATCCGCTTGGCCGTGCGGTGAAAGACGAAACCCAGAAGGATTACGGCGGCGAACATGAAGGCGAAGCTGCCAAGGTCCCCGAGCGCGATGAAGGGCGCCATGACGGCGGCGTATTTCGCGTCACCCGCACCCAGAAGCCCGACCGCGTTCATCACGAAGCCAAGGATCAGCACCACGAGAAGATGCACGTAACGCCAGCCATAGGTCATCCAGTCCCAGGCGCCATAGAGCACGAGGCCAGCGCCAATGACCGCGAAGACGAGGAACTGCGCCATGACCGCCTTGTTGCGGATCTTCATTGTGGAAAGGTCGCTCATCGCCACCCAGGCCGCGATCGGGATCACGAAGGGCAGGAAGACGAGGGCGACGAAACTGTCCTGCGCGCTCATCCGGCAGACACGTTCGCGTCGAGGGCCCGCATCGCGCGCACGGCTTCCTCGAAATGCTGCGGATGGGTGTCGATGGCTTCCTGCAGAAGCGTCTTGCCCATGACGACGTCGCCCCGCTTGATCGCGGCGAGGGCCAGCGTGTGCAAGAGTTGCGCGCGCTCGATCTGGCTCATGTCGATGACGGGCATGTCGTATTTGCCCTGCGCGCCCCGCGCCATGAC harbors:
- a CDS encoding glycosyltransferase family 87 protein, whose product is MGRMGGKDGFRLALWLVGLIVVLGGAAILKGGFYIGKHEGDTLHMVQMVLRMAGGDWPHLDFVTPIGVLAMAPIAWLVSLGMGVGHAILWSQVVVAVLLLPATWYVARTRFDGLLAFAFAGIVMVLTLALVHGEAERAVSISMHYNRWAWAVTFVVLAAAMLGSRAENKTLDGVIIGVGMAALVLLKFTYALAFFPAVLVALIQRGQGRAIWVGLLSAVIVFALVTLAAGTPLFWVAYLRDLATVASSPVRPQPGLPFGAVVGAPAYMAGSLALVLSVIWLRQSGRKVEGLVMLLLVPAFFYVTYQNFGNDPQWLPLVALILLVLVPAQGFRNAFGWDMRRVVTYTAVIMLALGAPSVINLAYSPFRHLIEDSDKYTSLLPGSGANDDIVTPTIRAHRVDAKIALDGPESPYSAFWEADFREGEDTEWRGETLANCTVELGTVAWFKTIADDLNARGLADGKTAFVADILNGFWLYGAFEPLEGNAPWYYGGLSGFANADYLLVPLCPLSTSVRKQILGEIEGVPAHDDEDGNAVPAVEGIDADLTEVERNALYILYEIGEIRQ
- a CDS encoding ligase-associated DNA damage response DEXH box helicase, encoding MSLPNILTDWFAAKGWSPHPHQHEMLAKAEDPATLLVAPTGGGKTLAGFLPTLVDLIEAPRRGLHTLYVSPLKALAADMRRNLTGPITEMGLPIRVEDRSGDTTQTRKRAQRVDPPEILLTTPESLALLLSYEDAPRMFAGLERVIVDELHALAESKRGDQLMLALARLETLRLGLRRVGLSATVEDPPALARFLIPGGCPVLNADPGPDPDVSMLTTSAPPPWSGGGAIYAIPEVLEEVKRHKTTLIFHNTRAQAEIFFHNLWLANTDDLPIGIHHGSLAREQRQKVEAAMVAGTLRAIVCTGTLDLGLDWGDVDLVMQIGAPKNVKRLVQRIGRANHRYNAPSKAIVVPANRWEVIECQAAIEAVHARDLDGDPRGPGPRDVLCQHILIVACSGPFDEAALFAEVRRAGPYAGLTRAQFDEALDFVATGGYALRAYDRWQRLMRRPDGLWQLRDPRATQLVRMNIGTIQDTDTLKVRMRGAGRPLGEVEEGFAASLTPGDTFLMGGQIVRFESLKEMHVEVSRERGREPKVAVFAGTKFSTSTQLSDRILRLIHRDDLSDLPRHTAEWIRLQRKVSHLPQPGRILVESFPHDGRAQTAIYGFAGRGAMQTLGLLLTHRMEEANLAPLGFVATDYAVLIWGLHPVAEPSFLFDREGLVEGLETWLTKNALMKRTFKEVANISHLTPRNFPGHRSNGRQATFSSDILYDTLHRYDPEHLLLRITREEAMRGLISFGRIEEMLARTEGQVDHVIADRVTPFAAPLFLEPGKVPVEGAGREALVAAEAARLMAEAGLES
- a CDS encoding prepilin peptidase, producing the protein MSAQDSFVALVFLPFVIPIAAWVAMSDLSTMKIRNKAVMAQFLVFAVIGAGLVLYGAWDWMTYGWRYVHLLVVLILGFVMNAVGLLGAGDAKYAAVMAPFIALGDLGSFAFMFAAVILLGFVFHRTAKRIGPIRRATPHWESWERDDFPMGLCLGTMMVLYLVWAGLTGQ
- a CDS encoding ATPase, which translates into the protein MSMMKSPPVDVGVEPPPPCRNMEDTGLSKVMMRDILLKTMFRSNADTVGQLERALCLPSRVTQELIDNARDAGLLEAMGTLHATSGNEMAYRLSDQGKARALDALAQSEYYGAMPVPMHIYAKQVKRQSIRNIQITRKQLTEAMGHLILPPELLDHLGPAVGSGRSILMYGPPGNGKSSISNGIRDALGEKIYVPRAIEYSGQVITVYDPIVHSAAEDQVDDPLSLRRTSNAFDRRYVRCDRPTVITGGELSLDMLDLVYNKTARTYTAPLQLKSTGGVFIVDDLGRQAEPPQALINRWIVPLEESKDILALQSGEKFEVPFDTLVIFSTNFHPNDIFDKAALRRIFFKIKIDGPSQENFLKIFALVAKKKGMKLDEAALVHLLKRKYPTIDNVYANYQPVFLIDQMIAICDFEGIPYRMTPELIDRAWANMFVKDETIVH
- a CDS encoding DUF983 domain-containing protein — translated: MDAAMTPEMSEVTAERPLKQAIWRGWRKKCPACGTGPMMKSYLKVRDTCTVCGEELHHQRADDGPAYLTILVVGHLLVPFFHFGYVRFRPDPMLFSAILAVLAVAMSLYLLPRFKGLLVGVQWAKRLHGFGTGQNDD
- a CDS encoding DUF4405 domain-containing protein, which translates into the protein MANPFSSKSLRPWATPLTIATTLVTLVSGVLLFFHLAPGLSRPAHEWIGMVMVAAVAAHMLLNWRAFTTYFKRPLGLGLIAAGVAVTVASMVIPPAQPAGGSPVGMILQAMNGAEVRVLADLAHRDVTEVIAQLAVDGMAATPETTLAQLSGGDRGRQMALLQDILKP
- a CDS encoding RNA polymerase sigma factor, which encodes MDMALDASDEVSDEALLVAYGNGDREAAMLLTARLAPRVLGFATRMLKGDRAEAEDVTQEAMLRLWKVAPDWRQGEAKVTTWLFRVTTNLCTDRLRKRRGVDMDSMPEPEDDSPGVAARMMDADRATALQAALDELPERQREAVILRHLDGLGNPEIAETMEISVEAVESLTARGKRALARILSGRREELGYDET
- a CDS encoding dihydroorotate dehydrogenase; protein product: MTKRELNDDDHLLESYFAAGRTEIPTPSAELLGRIMADAERIAQARQGAAPARAPSRRPFLMALAAAVGGWPAFAGMATAAVAGVWIGAAAPEALSTVTGGLLAPANEVYQIEDLAPGYGALLALDLEAAQ
- a CDS encoding diguanylate cyclase; amino-acid sequence: MSGRILIADDLVTDRIALKARLALARYDVVLARTMAEVVTHVEAGVPDVILLDLGFPGGGLAACRHLRALAPLADVPIVIYGARNDRDARIEALKAGADEVLAGLPAEVELSALLRSILRDMSMRGDLLRRRDVLGLAGFSEPDAGFAPRIRAAIVTPQANAAVIWRRALAESLGGDVVAETADVALEPKPVRAPDAYVIVETPAHPGSSLRLVSELRARQASRDAVILYQMFEGASATADLALDFGANAIVPGPFDAAELALRLDRLVTRKREADRMRDALEDRLDQALRDPLTGLYNRRYADGYLDRLCRTQGAGRPDSFALMLLDLDHFKGVNDRFGHLAGDAVLRSVASRLRAELRDCDMVARVGGEEFLVVLPDTDSETARAVAERLRAAVVSRDVALGAEGRSVAISISVGVAVARVATLDGRSAYERADQALYASKAAGRNLVTFAATRNAA
- a CDS encoding NUDIX domain-containing protein; the protein is MTEDKSRIIRDAATVVLIRDAETEPRVLMGQRGAKAAFMPNKFVFPGGALDGADWHVPLAEAGAEPCRTRLGEEASPGIGPALLAAAIRELWEETGQILGEPGDWRDAPEDWADFAATGHVPSPDGLAFVFRAITPPGRTRRFDARFFLADAKRLKTDPDDFSRACDELSALQWIPLAQVRDFDLPFVTQVVLAEVAARLPDVDAPESVPFFKNDEEQSRFLRLGGVHPMDAVMGD
- a CDS encoding EF-hand domain-containing protein — protein: MKNVWKIATVGVVTGLTVSIASVTMAEARDMDRHGGGHMGRDHGMRGGMQMSFADLDENGDGSITAEDFTARAQAFFDGADADGDGSVTLSELTAANVARFDEAYEARVTRAAPGEVPGRPSDAQVTARAEKMAQHMIARGDADGNATLEGEEMQTGDRAARMIDRFDTDDDGAISKAEFDAMKARRGNGHGERMERGGERRGPGAGQGRMGNRPMPPAADAAPDTEAN
- a CDS encoding periplasmic heavy metal sensor; protein product: MTEQTPQRPEPSTTRSGTPGWVKLLLAASLTLNLMVVGLVVGARLGDGPPGRDPGPRTPRERVDPALGPFGRALPDNYRERATEDMRSRAGTFADNRGMFAAQLGEMLTLLRAERFDEDAFRAALEAQSQMFETRSQIGRDVVSEQIAAMSPEERQAVAEKLEKGFGRVLKGEPGRD